A segment of the Phocoena sinus isolate mPhoSin1 chromosome 11, mPhoSin1.pri, whole genome shotgun sequence genome:
CTGGTCTCTGAGGTCTAAGAGTGAGCGTGAGTAtcaggtgggagagggaaggcagaAAGAGGGGAAGTAGCTTGGACTGAGAGCTTGTGTTGGGGTTGTCATGGTGAATCTTGCTATTCTTCCTCATTCCCTACAGGAGGCAAGAGAGAGGAACTTCAAGAACAGAGTCAGAGTTTGGGAGATGAGGGAAATAGCGATGACAAGAAGGTCTCCCTTGCTTGCAGAAGAGCAGGCCCATCCTCTGCTCCAGCTGGGTCCCTGGACAGGACACCAGTGTTCCCAGCATCCTGGGCTGGGCCACCCTTTACCTGCCATACTTGTGGCAGATGCTTCAGCAAGCGCTCCAGCCTCtacaaccaccagtttgttcacAGCTGCAGCCAGTGCGGGAAGTCCTTCCTGAACCCCAAGGACCTCAGCTACCACCGGCGCAAGCACCTTGGGGAGAGGCCCTTCTGCTGCTCACTCTGTGACAAGACCTACTGTGATGCTTCTGGACTGAGCCGTCACCGCCGTGTCCATCTGGGTTACCGGCCCCACTCGTGTCCCTTCTGTGGGAAGTGCTTTCGGGACCAGTCTGAGCTCAAACGCCACCAGAAAATACACCAAGGCCAAGAGCTGGGGGCTGGAAACCAGAAGCATATCCTGAAGATTCCAGACAACACAGCTGGATTCCAGGGGCTGGCAACTGCAAACAATGAACCAGTGGCCGGGACCCAAGGACCCTCATTTAAAACCACTGGTCCCGAGGCTCAGACCCAGCCATCTATAGACAGGAGCCCGGCACCTGCAACCAAGAACCAGGTAGTCACTGGGAAGGCTCAGCGCCCAGTCGTTACAACTGCAGAGCCTGTGACCAGGACCCAGGCAGCCAACACGAGAACCGCCTGCCTGGATACCAAGTCCAGCTCTCACCCAGGAAAGCCTTCAAGACTCAAGGTCTTCTCTTGCCCTCATTGTCCCTTGACTTTTAGCAAGAAAAGCTGTCTCTCCAGCCACCAGAAGGCCCACTTCACAGAGCAGTCCAACTGCTGCTTCCACTGTGGCAAGTCCTTCGCTTTATTCTCTGGGCTGGTCAGGCACCAGCAGACTCACTGGAAACAGAAGCTCTACTGTTGCCCCATCTGCGACGTCTGCTTTGGGGAGAAAGAGGACCTTCTGGGCCACTGGGGGGGCTACAGGGGCAAGGGGCTCTGCCTGGGCAGTCCCCATAAATGCTGGGCGATCCTGGGTCAGTCGCTTGGCTTCTTTCCCGATGCGCCCACTGTGGCAGGGGAGGAGATGGATCTTTCTCCTGGATCCATACCCTCAGGAgcgggaaggaagggaggggagaaggcagcagaggaaagaaagcagataAGGCAGTGAAGGTCTTGGAATGTAAATAAATGGCCTTTCCACCCAAGgtctttctctgtttggtttTCCTGAGGGCTAATCTCCAGGGTAAGGAGACTGGGGTAGAGGAAGAGAGAGGTGAAGGAATAATGAAGgaaatacagaaaggaaaagggaCAAGAGGTGGCACATGGAAACTTGTAGTATTATTAATTAGCACCCAGCTTGTTTCTTTGTGTCTGACAGACCATCAAGTAGTAGTTGTTGAAGACAACAGTGGACACTCCAATAGATATGAAGATGGGAGAAAAAAGATAAGTGGGGGAGAGAGTGTGAGGGACCCATCTGGGCCAGATGTAGAAGGGAGGCGTTTCAAAGCAGGTGTGTGGCCCAGTTCTCACCCCTTGCTCCCCTGGCGCCTCGGTAGGCTGCCTGGGGCAAGATGGAGCTCTGGCCAGTGTTTTGCGGGTTTCTCCCCATCTCCTGTTTTTGGTTAGGGCTCCCCATGTCCTCACTCTGCAGGTCACTTGGCGCTGTCTTGGATGTTTTGGACTTTTCCTGCTCCTTCCCAGCAGGGCTGAGATCTTGGAAGAAATGACCACCATTTGCAAAGTTGGTGTGCTATAATTTGCAGTGAGGAGGTTCCTGGTCTCCAGTTCATGGCAGAGACCCTCTTGTCTGTGTTACTCTGCAGCACAGGTGCCCTCTGATGGAGAGAAGAGCAGCTGCCTGGCTGTAACCAGAGAGGGCTTCCAGATGGAAGATAGACCAAGGAGTAGAAATATGTGGGCAGCAtaaagggggagaggaaggaaggagctggggaaagggagagacaaAGTAGATGACAGAAGAGAAGTTGATCCTATTTGGAATTCAGAGCGTTCCTGCAAGTGCAGATTGGAATGTCCCCACAGCAGAGAGGCCAGTGGGTGTGCAACTTGATGGATGTGACATCCCCGAGGACCAGTCTTTGGGCCAACCAGGCTCTTCTCCATCCTGCCAAGATGCGACATCATTCAGAAGGGGTTTCctagaaggaggagaaaatgacTTGAAAAAGCTGTCAACAGTTTCTGTCATGAAACTGTCACACCAGGGAGAAGAAAGCCCTGTGGAGTCATCTGGCCTTGGAGGGGAGACCCAGGGCAGCTGCTGTAGGGAACAATTGAGAAAGGAGGCCAGCTGGAGTGGGATTCTTGCTTTGGAGCACGAAGGTGGAGGAGGAATCCTCCCTCCAGCCGGGCTCACCAGCCCTTCCTTTCCTTTGGGATTTTGATCCCTAAATAGCCCCCtcttccccttgctgctttccttgtttttttttttttgctctcagcttataagaaagagaagaaaacttacTTAGCTCCTCAAGAAACTGCcctgaaaacaaagagaaataggTAATGAGTGGAAGATGACTAACTCCTCCCACATCCTCCCTGTGGAATTCATAGTCCCCCCCCCTCCCTTTCCACTAAGGGACCCCACAGATCTCAGTAAGTGGCTCTCTTTATGGATTCTCTGAGGAGCCTGGAGTTGGCCATGTGGACAGAGCAGGAAGGAAATTCCAGCTCTGAATCTTGAGCCCTGGTTCCATCCACCCTCTTTATGTTTCTCACTCAGGGCTGGCTTGATCCCCTGCTGCCCAGTGGTCCTGTTTGCTGCCCCAGCACTGCACCTGCTAGTCGTCCGTGTAGCCAGTTGTAGCAGATGATCAAGGCCACCAGGGGTCCGAGAAATGGCACGATTACAAACAGGGTTATCTTCCAGCAGGGCACCCTCAGGAAGTGGGGATCTGAATCGTTTGCCACAGAACAAACAGGATTAACATGTGTTCCCCCTTGTgtcccacccacccctctccaTTTATTATTGGATTTATtttgggtggtggagggggtagGTTCTTAACCTGGGTTCCAAAATAGTTTGTGGATAGAGTCCAGGGAGTTCATGAATTTGGATGAGAAAagcattccatttttattttcactaacttCAAACTGAATTTAGCATTTTCTTACACTAAAAATGTAGCTAACAAACCAGTTATCGGCAGTACCTGTGACTTCATCACCAATGGAAGCCACATTCCCTTCAGAGTTGTTGCAGAAATCTCAGAATACtgtttatcaatatattttttttatatatatatttttttatcaatattttgaaatcacCGAATTATTAGACCTGCtgctacattttattatttaatgtatattttgtatttagTGTATATTATTTAATGTACATTTGTTACTTTATCACAAATTGGTTTATATTTCGAAAACTTTCAAAACAATGGTTTTCTTTGTAATCCTGTGTGTTATATTTTATGTGTACAGTTCAAAACATTCTGGGAAGGGAGGGGTCCATGAGGCTTAACCAGATTGCCAAAGAGTACAAAAAGTTAAGACCTTTGTTTTTTTGAATCCTGTAAAACAAAGATCCTGTTCCTTCCCTTTGAGTTGCAGACTATGTGTGTTGTTTTTCCTGCACACTGATTAAATGCTAGCGTGGAGCCAGGGGCACCTCCAGCCTCAGGAGGAGAGGCTGTTCAGGAAGGCTGCTCAGAGCAGGGACCATCTTATAATTTCTGCaacatccattcaacaaatatttgggtGCCCTTCTATTGTAGGCATTGTCGTTAGGCACTGGACAACCTGCAGTGAACAAAAAGGACAGAGACCATGTCCTAGGgccaacattctttttttttttttttttttttttttttgctgcatggcattcaggatcttagttctcccaccagggattgaaccctcaccccctgcagtggaagtgcagagtcttaaccattggaccaccaggaagtccagGCCAACATTCTAGTGGGGTTTGATGTCTTCACTCTTCCCCCAAGTCGCCTTCCCTGAGGAGTCACATGTAGTTACTCATTCTGTACTGTGAAAACTCATTCCTCTGTGAGTTGTCGATGATGTATATGTACTTTGTTCTCCAgtaatttatgtatatgtatcaccTCCCCAACTAGACATCAAGTTGATGTGCAAAGGATCTGTTTACCTCCCTTTTGTAATTcctaaaaaaagaagtaatgtaCATAAAGTACTTGTAACTCCTAGAACGTTAACATTTGGGAAGCTGTTACAGTGCCAGGTACATGAAAGCGTAATGTAAGTGTTTGCTATTATCTAACCCATCCTAGGTGCAGATGATGACATTCAAAGAAAGAACAAGAGAGGGAGGAAACCAACCAGAAGCCAGGGGTCCTTACGTCCCCAGGTAACAGGAGCCGAGtgaagcaccaagctgacctgGGGGGCTGGGTACCCCAGGACTTACCAAAAGTCCGGTGGAGATTCTCTGAAAGAACAAATGCAAAGGGATTATTAGTATGGCACTCAAAACAATCttttctcctctgagcctttgttATTTAGTCACTTTAAATTGTAAGTGATGCACGATGGAGGAAAGGAAGCTGTAGGATTTTACTTCTACTCTGGCTGAAGGCAGGGAAGAGGAATAAGACTCTATGACTGGTTATAGGAGTTTTAATAGTGAAGTTCCTGCCTGAAGGGAGCACAGGATAttgggacagaggcagagatggtcTGAGAAAATGACCATTTCAGTTACACCAGAAGACCTGGAGGGAGGCATGGGGAGGGAAGGTGCCTGGAACTCACCCATCTCTGCTGGAAGTTTTCCTAAAATAGAAAAAGGCGACATTTTTAGTTCCAGCTCAGGCACTAGATGGGGCCCCTCCACACCCATTGCCTTGGGCCTTTGTGCAGGTTGTTTCTCAGTAGCCCATGAACACCCTTAGAGTGAGAAGAGCACCAGATTTGAAAGCAGGAGTTCAGGCTCATTCCCTGGCTATTGCCTGGTTTAAATATCGGGTTAAACAAAGTGGAGAAGCTCAGTAGACAGCGATGTTCACCAATGCCCCCAACAAATCTAAGGTTTTATGACCGCCCCCACTGCTCTCTGCTCCTTTTCTTGCTGGTTCTCAGTTCACAATGTCACTCCACCCCGCTGGGTTGTCACTTAGGAAATCTAAAGCTACTTCGCATCtgaatgaggaaggaaggaactaaGTTTTTAGTTGAGCAGATGCTTCGTGACTGGCTCTGTACTAGATGCTTTACATAACATTATCCCCTTTAACCCTCCCATAACTTGTAGGAGGGAGGGTGTTATCGCTACTTGACTCAGACTAGgcaactgaggcttggagagttCGTCATTGTCTGAACTGGATCTAAACCCAGGCTGGCCAACTCCACTGATCAGGTTCTTTCTGCTCAGCCATGTGGGCTGAAGACCTTTCTCATGTGGGAGAAGAGGTAACTGAGTAACTGGGATGAGGTCAAGGGAAGAGAAGGTCCCACCAATATCCCCCCTCATATACTCCAAGCCCTCCTTGCTGCTTTATCCTCTTAAGaatgggagggggaggagaattGGAGGCCCTGCGGGCTTTGGCTTTGAGAACGCTTGGTGGCGGGGAGAAGTCTCAAAATGAAAGCTCTTGGGCACAAGAGAGGAGCTTCAGACGGTTGAAGCCATGTCCTCAGTGTTGGATGGAAAAGGAGGAAACAACACCTACTATGTGGTAGGGACTTTTACTtacagtatctttatttaaaCCTAGTAGCACAGACTTGCCTGATTCTGAAGCTCACACTCCCGCAGTTGCATGAGCTGCTGTGTATGTTTCAGGGGCCAGAAGATAGGGGTTTAGGCctgagctctgccacttacaagctgtgCCAGCTTGAGTAAATCTCTGAACCACTCCAGGCCTCAGTTGCTTCCTCTCTAAAATGGGGCTATTATATATCAGCCCTACCTCATAGGGAAATGAAAGGCCCTATTATCTAAATgatatttacatttggtaggatGTAAAACTTGTCATTATGGAGTTCTGAACCCAGAAGTCCCTCAAAAATAAACGTTAGCTAACCAAGCTCCAAGAGACCAGGCACTTCAGGGAAGGGTCCCCAGCCAGCCACCCTCCAGCCTGTACCTCTGAGTCTGCGCTGCAGGCAGAGGAAGGCAAGGCCCACAGTGATCTGCAGGAGGAGCACAGGCAGAACCGCGATGAGCGCCAGCACTCCAGGGTTGATCCAGTAGAAGGGATCTGAAAGGCAGAACCGGGGGGCCCAGCACTGTGTCATcaacacccagcacagtgcccacGGCTCCATGAGTCAGGATCAAAGAAGATGACTCAGAACTAACACCTAAGCTTAGGTTTAAAGGAAAAGTAAGCGGTTATTTCTGGGAAGGGCCGGTGGTTTAGAATGACAGGAGTCGAGGCTGTGTACTGGGCCAGTCTTGGAGAGTTCTGAGCACCACTAAAGGGACTTAGAGCTGATCCTCAAGGTCACGGGGTACACTGAAGCATTTCATGCTGAGGAGTGACAAGATCTGATTTACTGACTGCAGGACTAGAGGAGGGGATCGAAGGCAGTCAATTAAGAGGCCATGGTAATGGTGAAAGTAAAACACATGAGCCTAGGACAGTGGTGGCGGTGTAGGAAGTCAAGGTGaacttaaataggaaaaaaaatacgtATTTTCAGTAAACTTTAAGCTGAAATTTAGTGTTTCTTTCAATTATGTTTGTAGGCAACACTCCACAACAATATGAACAAAACCTGAGACCTTGTCATCcctaaaaatcacaaatattttcatatcacgGTACAGAAATCTCAAAATATCACTTATGTTCCTTTTGAAATGACACTATTATTAGGGCCACCCCATATCttactttaatattttgataactgtatttcaGTACAAGTATGTTTTATGCATTTCAAATATCCTTCTGAGAAGGGGTTCATCGACTTTACCGGTCCGACAAAAGGGTGCATGACGCAAAGAAAAGTTAAGAACCTTTCTTCTGGAGCTTTTGAGAAAGTAAGATCCGCCGGATTTGGTAACTGAGCGGACATGGAGTAGGAAAGATAAAGAGACAGGGGATGACCTTTGGCTCTCTGGCGCCATCTATTGCCCATTCTCGAGTCGGCTCAGTGCCCCAAAGCTTTCCGTGTATAATCTCAATGTTCAGGGCCGGCCCTTGACGTCTTGTTCTCTGCGTTAGGGGGCTAGATAAAGATACTGCCATCAGGGTAGGCATTAAGTCACAGCAAACAACATCAAACTGGTTTCTTAGGTATAAATACCATCCTTCAAGCTGCGGTTTCAGGCTCTTGTCTGTTACTGTGTTCCCCAGGAGAAAACACAGCCAGCTCTACTTTCAAAGTTCTCATTGGAAGTTACCTGGAGCAACATGGTTTAACAATTACatattttagttcctttttttgtacaccttttatattttaacaaaggGTTAGgatcacaaaaagagagaaaaagagatattaTGAGACTTCTGATGTAAAGTGATATGAATGAAGTATATAGCATCACCTATGAAATATGCTTGACAAAATAAATCAAACCTGAATCTGATTGTTCATATCCTAATCTATAAGTTTACAGAAAATAAGAGGTACGGAACACTGTATTAAACAACATGGGAATGAAATCAGCAAAATCTAGATCGTGGGAAACTCTACAGGGCGAATGCCAGCCTGTGGATCTTGTTTGGGTTTACcaactgtaaaaatatatttataaaacaatcaTAAAAATGTGAACACAGACTGAGtattgttaagaatttttgttaaattttaaagatgtaataatagtattttggttatggttttgttttgcttttgagtttTTCTATTTGAGACATACGGTTTTGAGGATTTAGCAATGACACGATAATGCTGCCTAGGATTTGCCGGAGGAATTCATCTGGGGAGGATGGTGATGAGTGGGGTCTAGTGAAACAGGTGGCCTGTCCTTGGGTCATAACTGTTGCAGTCAGGTGATGGGAACTTGGAGGCTCATTATAATAATCTCTCtacttctgtatatattttcaagtttcatAATGAAGAGTTTAAAGAAAGGTTTACAGACAACTAGTAATGAAATCACAAAACtgacaagaaaaatacaaagttggAAGGAGAGATTAGAAACTCTTTAGAGAAAGAGGTGAGGTAATTACACCTGAAACTTGGCAATCACATAGTTACTGCATTTCAGTCCTAAA
Coding sequences within it:
- the ZFP57 gene encoding zinc finger protein 57 homolog isoform X1, yielding MFSAVKEENLDSRTKKEDSPLEQIPLPLEATSNPGAFSKSLHLLSHWEVDSPRKEPSQPWGPDQEWIKLERDIREEVVFDLLKPIEPVQKLLPQVDEEAMQEAVKGECWWKAWVKKPVTSEDVAVNFNQEEWECLDASQRVLYQDVMSETFRNLMSVDLIAKFEQEEKQWRAGLRPPNGEGLHSGGKREELQEQSQSLGDEGNSDDKKVSLACRRAGPSSAPAGSLDRTPVFPASWAGPPFTCHTCGRCFSKRSSLYNHQFVHSCSQCGKSFLNPKDLSYHRRKHLGERPFCCSLCDKTYCDASGLSRHRRVHLGYRPHSCPFCGKCFRDQSELKRHQKIHQGQELGAGNQKHILKIPDNTAGFQGLATANNEPVAGTQGPSFKTTGPEAQTQPSIDRSPAPATKNQVVTGKAQRPVVTTAEPVTRTQAANTRTACLDTKSSSHPGKPSRLKVFSCPHCPLTFSKKSCLSSHQKAHFTEQSNCCFHCGKSFALFSGLVRHQQTHWKQKLYCCPICDVCFGEKEDLLGHWGGYRGKGLCLGSPHKCWAILGQSLGFFPDAPTVAGEEMDLSPGSIPSGAGRKGGEKAAEERKQIRQ
- the ZFP57 gene encoding zinc finger protein 57 homolog isoform X2, whose product is MLSPQEKLSWAKVSKDPRIAAGQQSPLEKKILKPVTSEDVAVNFNQEEWECLDASQRVLYQDVMSETFRNLMSVDLIAKFEQEEKQWRAGLRPPNGEGLHSGGKREELQEQSQSLGDEGNSDDKKVSLACRRAGPSSAPAGSLDRTPVFPASWAGPPFTCHTCGRCFSKRSSLYNHQFVHSCSQCGKSFLNPKDLSYHRRKHLGERPFCCSLCDKTYCDASGLSRHRRVHLGYRPHSCPFCGKCFRDQSELKRHQKIHQGQELGAGNQKHILKIPDNTAGFQGLATANNEPVAGTQGPSFKTTGPEAQTQPSIDRSPAPATKNQVVTGKAQRPVVTTAEPVTRTQAANTRTACLDTKSSSHPGKPSRLKVFSCPHCPLTFSKKSCLSSHQKAHFTEQSNCCFHCGKSFALFSGLVRHQQTHWKQKLYCCPICDVCFGEKEDLLGHWGGYRGKGLCLGSPHKCWAILGQSLGFFPDAPTVAGEEMDLSPGSIPSGAGRKGGEKAAEERKQIRQ